A single Polyodon spathula isolate WHYD16114869_AA chromosome 6, ASM1765450v1, whole genome shotgun sequence DNA region contains:
- the LOC121317457 gene encoding cysteine-rich venom protein — translation MSVLTLAVCLTALLQNSVSQAALSDILTNNPKVQQSIVDKHNALRRAVTPSASNMLKMAWSGEAAANANTWANTCSMNHSPSDKRNINGSRCGENLYMSSVANSWDTAVQAWYDEVKDFKYGVGSTNGAVVGHYTQVVWYRSNKVGCAVARCPGSKYEYFYVCQYCPPGNNQDSLTTPYKTGPSCGSCPNACDNKLCTNPCPYSDMYSNCPALKVSFGCGNPSVSAWCPASCKCTNEIK, via the exons ATGTCTGTACTCACCTTGGCTGTGTGTTTAACTGCACTGCTTCAGAACTCTGTTTCTCAGGCTGCTCTG TCGG ATATATTGACTAACAACCCCAAGGTTCAGCAAAGCATTGTTGACAAACACAATGCCTTGAGGAGAGCTGTGACCCCATCTGCCAGCAACATGTTAAAGATG GCATGGAGTGGAGAAGCAGCTGCTAATGCTAACACATGGGCCAATACTTGCTCTATGAATCACAGCCCTTCTGACAAGAGAAATATCAATG GTAGCAGGTGTGGTGAGAATCTTTACATGTCCTCCGTTGCTAATTCCTGGGATACGGCAGTCCAAGCCTGGTATGATGAAGTCAAAGATTTTAAGTATGGAGTTGGATCAACGAATGGTGCTGTTGTTGGGCATTACACCCAG GTTGTGTGGTACAGGTCTAACAAAGTTGGCTGTGCAGTTGCTCGTTGCCCTGGTTCTAAATATGAATACTTTTATGTATGCCAGTACTGCCCTCc AGGAAACAACCAGGATTCATTAACCACACCCTACAAAACTGGTCCATCATGTGGTAGCTGCCCAAATGCTTGTGATAACAAGCTCTGCA CAAACCCATGTCCCTACTCAGACATGTATTCCAACTGTCCGGCTCTGAAAGTGAGTTTTGGATGTGGCAACCCGTCTGTTTCGGCTTGGTGTCCTGCTTCATGCAAGTGTAcaaatgaaatcaaatga